One genomic region from Cellulomonas hominis encodes:
- a CDS encoding Clp protease N-terminal domain-containing protein has translation MFERFTAGARRTVVHAQEVARDLGDPRITPAHLVVALARADDPATEVLAAHGADAGTLLDRFDSDSLDAGALAALGIDLDAVRRQADAVFGAGALDRAGRRSGPSSGHLPFTREAKKTLEVALREAIRLGHRRIEAGHVLLAVVRLTDTDGHALLVRAGVDPAALAADVTARLAADAAA, from the coding sequence ATGTTCGAGAGGTTCACCGCCGGCGCCCGGCGGACCGTCGTGCACGCCCAGGAGGTCGCCCGCGACCTCGGCGACCCCCGCATCACCCCCGCCCACCTCGTCGTCGCGCTGGCCCGCGCCGACGACCCGGCGACCGAGGTCCTCGCCGCCCACGGCGCCGACGCGGGGACCCTGCTCGACCGGTTCGACTCCGACAGCCTCGACGCCGGGGCGCTGGCGGCGCTCGGCATCGACCTCGACGCCGTGCGGCGGCAGGCCGACGCGGTGTTCGGCGCCGGCGCCCTCGACCGGGCAGGGCGGCGGTCCGGGCCGTCGTCGGGCCACCTGCCGTTCACGCGCGAGGCCAAGAAGACCCTGGAGGTCGCCCTCCGGGAGGCGATCCGCCTCGGGCACCGCCGCATCGAGGCCGGTCACGTCCTGCTGGCGGTCGTCCGGCTCACCGACACCGACGGGCACGCCCTGCTCGTCCGCGCCGGCGTCGACCCGGCCGCGCTCGCCGCGGACGTCACCGCCCGGCTCGCCGCCGACGCCGCCGCCTGA
- a CDS encoding AIM24 family protein, with protein sequence MRSPLFDQANAEVQSADRYALQSTKMLKVTLGPDVLAAKGAMVAHQGQVQFHHESSGSLARFVKRAVSADDQALMRVSGPGEVFFARSAEHVFLLQLEGDAISVGGSSLLAFDAELHWDIHRTKGAGMMTGGFFNTLVQGNGTVALTSHGQPMILDCSQQPTYVDPNAAVCWSANLTPGVVSSMNMSSMLRGGSGEAFQYAFHGPGFVVVQPSEGFPMVTG encoded by the coding sequence ATGCGCAGCCCCCTGTTCGACCAGGCCAACGCCGAGGTCCAGTCCGCCGACCGCTACGCCCTGCAGAGCACGAAGATGCTCAAGGTGACCCTCGGGCCCGACGTGCTCGCCGCCAAGGGCGCGATGGTCGCGCACCAGGGCCAGGTCCAGTTCCACCACGAGTCGTCCGGCTCGCTGGCGCGGTTCGTCAAGCGCGCGGTGAGCGCCGACGACCAGGCGCTGATGCGGGTCTCCGGCCCGGGCGAGGTGTTCTTCGCGCGGTCGGCGGAGCACGTGTTCCTGCTGCAGCTCGAGGGCGACGCGATCAGCGTGGGCGGGTCGTCGCTGCTGGCGTTCGACGCGGAGCTGCACTGGGACATCCACCGCACGAAGGGGGCGGGGATGATGACGGGTGGGTTCTTCAACACGCTCGTCCAGGGGAACGGCACGGTGGCGCTGACGTCGCACGGCCAGCCGATGATCCTGGACTGCTCCCAGCAGCCGACCTACGTGGACCCGAACGCGGCCGTGTGCTGGTCGGCGAACCTCACCCCGGGGGTCGTGTCCAGCATGAACATGAGCTCGATGCTGCGCGGCGGCTCCGGGGAGGCGTTCCAGTACGCGTTCCACGGCCCGGGCTTCGTCGTCGTGCAGCCCTCCGAGGGCTTCCCGATGGTGACCGGCTGA
- a CDS encoding helix-turn-helix domain-containing protein, translating into MADPARPARPVAPDDPPDPGAAGALAAATAADPATGLRAVRSLRALADRLEALQVARARELGWSWQDVADALGVSRQAVHQKHHRRTP; encoded by the coding sequence ATGGCCGATCCCGCTCGTCCCGCTCGTCCCGTCGCTCCCGACGACCCCCCGGACCCCGGGGCCGCCGGGGCGCTCGCCGCCGCCACCGCCGCCGACCCGGCCACCGGGCTTCGGGCCGTCCGCTCGCTGCGGGCGCTCGCCGACCGGCTCGAGGCGCTGCAGGTCGCCCGGGCGCGCGAGCTCGGGTGGTCCTGGCAGGACGTCGCCGACGCGCTCGGCGTCAGCCGGCAGGCCGTGCACCAGAAGCACCACCGCCGCACCCCCTGA